One Brassica napus cultivar Da-Ae chromosome C4, Da-Ae, whole genome shotgun sequence genomic region harbors:
- the LOC106420763 gene encoding pollen-specific leucine-rich repeat extensin-like protein 1 has translation MSNVRPWFRLASIARPTSQGSSDPPPPPPPQTRQTPSRQVVVRQPAKQPSPPRQQQPPSPPRQQRPPSPPRQQTPPPPPTQERFPYHSPPSRHMSPPTPPKAKSPSPPPPPPRSSYTPPPSPKEVQEAFPPRKPTSPPSPAHSTRSTKSEQESFRKVPSPRPLSPYSLPPPQLHSERQTTQKNILTSEKTSQLQEPNHHNQSHNHQGNNTNKTHHKQPLSDSENIMGTRAITIAGQNKGAVMEILRSPSSNKTGGAGPHSSRGFHGTGEKGRRLQSSSSSSSSDEGEGKKKTTKNPNNNANSNNLPMKAFMNSNVQMINNSLVYNSMATHHDPGVHLRISRKPGSGNGFDVKDYGNNDGGYTN, from the coding sequence ATGTCCAACGTGCGTCCATGGTTCCGTCTCGCTAGCATCGCTAGGCCCACATCACAAGGCTCAAGCGacccacctcctcctcctccacctcaAACTCGACAAACCCCTAGCCGTCAGGTTGTAGTCAGACAACCGGCGAAACAACCGTCACCTCCACGTCAGCAACAACCTCCTTCGCCTCCACGTCAGCAACGACCTCCTTCGCCTCCACGTCAGCAAACTCCTCCACCTCCACCTACTCAGGAGCGGTTCCCGTATCATTCACCGCCGAGCCGCCACATGTCACCACCGACCCCACCAAAAGCTAAGTCTCCGTCACCCCCACCGCCACCTCCTCGGTCGTCATACACACCGCCACCATCTCCCAAGGAGGTTCAAGAAGCCTTTCCACCGCGAAAACCAACTTCACCACCGAGTCCAGCTCATTCGACTAGGTCAACAAAATCTGAACAAGAGAGTTTTCGAAAGGTACCATCACCGAGACCACTCTCTCCATACTCTCTCCCACCTCCTCAGTTACATTCCGAACGCCAAACCACTCAGAAAAACATTCTCACATCCGAGAAAACAAGCCAACTCCAAGAACCAAACCATCATAACCAGAGCCATAACCATCAAGGCAACAACACCAATAAGACTCATCATAAGCAACCTTTGTCTGATTCAGAAAACATAATGGGCACACGAGCCATCACCATTGCGGGGCAAAACAAAGGTGCTGTTATGGAGATCCTACGATCTCCTTCAAGCAACAAAACCGGAGGAGCAGGACCACATTCCTCTAGGGGTTTCCACGGCACTGGAGAGAAGGGACGGCGACTTCAAAGCAGTAGTAGCAGCAGCAGCAGtgatgaaggagaagggaagAAGAAAACTACAAAGAACCCTAATAATAATGCCAATAGTAATAATCTCCCGATGAAAGCATTTATGAACAGTAACGTTCAGATGATAAACAACTCTCTTGTTTACAACTCGATGGCTACTCATCACGATCCCGGTGTTCATCTTAGAATCTCCCGTAAACCTGGCTCTGGCAATGGTTTCGACGTGAAGGATTACGGTAACAATGACGGCGGATACACCAActga
- the LOC106420764 gene encoding cytochrome B5, producing the protein MAKLISFHDVAKHKCKNDCWILIHGKVYDVSSFIDEHPGGDNVLLAVTGKDASTDFDDVNHSNEAKETMKKYYIGDVDKSTVPVTAKYIPPWEKESTAETTKDESGNKMLVYLVPLLILGVAFFLRFYNNKQTT; encoded by the exons ATGGCCAAGCTTATCTCGTTTCATGATGTGGCTAAACATAAGTGCAAGAATGATTGTTGGATTCTCATCCATGGAAAG GTTTATGACGTCAGCAGTTTCATAGACGAACATCCCGGCGGTGACAATGTTCTCCTCGCCGTCACCG GAAAGGACGCGTCCACTGATTTTGACGATGTGAACCATAGCAATGAAGCGAAAGAGAcgatgaagaaatattatataggTGACGTTGACAAGTCAACTGTCCCGGTGACGGCGAAGTATATTCCACCGTGGGAGAAAGAATCTACAGCTGAAACCACAAAAGACGAATCTGGAAACAAGATGCTTGTATACTTGGTTCCTCTCTTGATTCTCGGCGTTGCTTTCTTTCTCAGATTCTACAACAACAAGCAGACAACTTAA
- the LOC106397489 gene encoding cytochrome P450 78A6 — protein MATELESSLVFALLSKCTVLSQTNLAFSLLAIVLVWLAISLFFWTYPGGPAWGKFLSRRLTNKTGTVIPGPRGFPFVGSMSLMSSTLAHRRIADSAERFGAKRLLAFSLGETRVIVTCNPDVAKEILNSPVFADRPVKESAYSLMFNRAIGFAPHGVYWRTLRRIASNHLFSPKQIKRAETQRRVIASQVVGFLEKQSTNGVCFVRELLKTASLNNMMCSVFGQEYELDQDHSELRELVEEGYDLLGTLNWTDHLPWLLEFDPQRIRSRCSALVPKVNRFVSRIISEHRNQTGDTPRDFVDVLLSLHGSDHLSDPDIIAVLWEMIFRGTDTVAVLIEWILARIVLHPDIQSTIQSELDLVVGKSRAVDESDLASLPYLTAVVKEVLRMHPPGPLLSWARLAITDTIVDGRFIPAGTTAMVNMWAIAHDPHVWVDPLEFRPERFVTKEGEVEFSVLGSDLRLAPFGSGRRICPGKNLGLTTVTFWTATLLHEFEWGVSDGNGVDLSEKLRLSCEMANPLAAKLRRRRT, from the exons ATGGCTACCGAACTCGAAAGCTCCTTAGTCTTTGCCCTTCTGTCCAAATGCACCGTTCTAAGCCAAACTAATCTCGCCTTCTCTCTCCTTGCCATAGTACTCGTATGGCTTGCCATCTCTTTGTTCTTCTGGACCTATCCCGGTGGACCTGCATGGGGCAAATTCCTCTCACGCCGGTTAACTAACAAAACCGGTACGGTTATCCCCGGTCCAAGAGGGTTCCCTTTCGTGGGAAGCATGTCTCTCATGTCCAGCACTCTAGCTCACCGCCGAATCGCAGACTCTGCGGAGAGATTCGGAGCCAAACGGCTCTTAGCTTTCAGCTTAGGCGAGACACGCGTGATCGTCACGTGCAATCCCGACGTTGCTAAAGAGATTCTGAATAGCCCTGTTTTTGCTGACCGGCCGGTTAAGGAATCAGCTTACTCTCTGATGTTCAACCGGGCGATTGGTTTTGCACCACACGGTGTTTACTGGCGAACTCTGCGGCGTATCGCTTCGAACCATCTCTTTAGTCCGAAACAAATCAAACGTGCTGAAACACAGAGGCGAGTGATCGCTAGCCAAGTGGTGGGGTTTCTTGAGAAACAGAGCACTAACGGCGTCTGTTTTGTCCGTGAGTTGCTCAAAACGGCGTCGCTTAACAACATGATGTGCTCTGTTTTCGGACAAGAGTACGAACTTGATCAAGACCATAGTGAGTTACGTGAGTTGGTCGAAGAAGGCTATGATTTGCTCGGAACATTGAATTGGACCGATCACCTTCCTTGGTTATTGGAATTTGATCCACAGAGAATCCGGTCTAGATGTTCCGCACTCGTACCGAAGGTAAACCGGTTTGTATCCCGGATTATATCCGAGCACCGTAATCAAACCGGTGACACACCTCGTGATTTCGTGGACGTCCTGCTCTCCCTGCATGGCTCTGATCATTTATCCGACCCGGACATCATCGCCGTTCTTTgg GAGATGATATTCAGAGGAACGGACACTGTAGCGGTTTTAATCGAGTGGATCCTAGCTAGGATAGTGCTTCATCCAGATATTCAATCGACGATTCAGAGTGAACTTGATTTGGTGGTCGGAAAATCAAGAGCTGTAGATGAGTCTGACTTGGCTTCACTTCCATATCTGACGGCTGTGGTGAAAGAAGTCCTGAGAATGCATCCACCAGGCCCACTTCTTTCATGGGCCCGTTTGGCCATAACAGATACGATCGTTGATGGTCGTTTTATTCCGGCAGGGACCACAGCAATGGTGAACATGTGGGCAATAGCGCATGATCCACACGTGTGGGTCGATCCTTTGGAGTTCAGACCCGAAAGATTCGTGACGAAAGAAGGTGAGGTGGAGTTCTCGGTTCTTGGGTCGGATTTGAGACTAGCTCCTTTCGGGTCTGGTCGTAGGATCTGTCCTGGGAAGAATCTTGGATTGACAACCGTTACGTTCTGGACCGCGACGCTGTTACACGAATTTGAATGGGGAGTGTCAGATGGTAACGGCGTTGACTTATCTGAGAAACTCAGGCTTTCATGTGAGATGGCTAATCCTCTTGCTGCTAAACTGCGCCGTAGACGTACttaa